From Azospirillum sp. TSA2s, a single genomic window includes:
- a CDS encoding DNA methyltransferase codes for MCVAVDFTAHHSPEAFIKYWSDKGGSERANYQKFINQLCALIGTAEPEASSEQDALNNYVYEKRVRALDLEGDDGRNNYLDCYKRDCFVLEAKQSRKRQRGGQEVGDLFGGLPHSSPPAGTRPSWDRLMRQARAQAERYAKALPTDHGWPPFLIVVDVGHVIETYADFTGLGKAYMPFPDSRSHRIRLADLADPEIRARLKAIWEAPKSLDPSARRAEVTRDIAQRLARLAQSLEKRYEPKQVALFLMRCLFTAFAQNVGLLPDGAFTGVLDDARPNPQFLPRYLEPFWRSMDKGSDHDTTIRARVRHFNGGLFREAEALALDEQEIGELIAACSRDWKNVEPAIFGTLLENALSKRERSQYGAFFTPRAYVERLVVPAVIEPLMAEWRNAQVIAENARQKNDPAQAIKQIKDFHQKLCSVKILDPACGSGNFLYVALEKMKALEGEVIATLEDIGGGTQANLDLAGHTVGPHQLLGLEKNPRAVPIAELVIWIGHLQCHLRQRGPESLSEPILHSYDNIRQCDAVLTWDRVEPMLDEAGQPRVKWDGLSWKTDPFTGQEVPDESRTVPLQRHVGARPADWPEADYIVGNPPFIAGKDLRAELGDGYAEALWKAYPHMPGGADFVTYWWDKAADLVRKGAARRFGFITTNSITQTFSRRVIQRHLDAKTPLYLAFAIPDHPWADGQGAAAVRVAMTVGALVEHDERTGLLKTVVHEGQAPDRDGAVPVVLAVRQGRIHANLTTGADVTAAKALKANDGLSSPGVKLHGSGFLVTPAQARALGLGRIAGLEEKIREYRNGRDLTGRSRGLMVIDLFGMTEAEVRQKYPDVYQWLLDRVKPERNAKSKSKDGAEYARVNRLPKTSQHRRPISSHA; via the coding sequence ATGTGCGTCGCTGTCGATTTCACTGCGCATCATTCCCCCGAAGCCTTCATCAAATATTGGAGCGACAAGGGCGGGTCGGAGCGCGCCAATTATCAGAAATTCATCAACCAGCTCTGCGCGCTGATCGGGACGGCGGAGCCGGAAGCGTCGTCGGAACAGGACGCGCTCAACAACTACGTCTATGAAAAGAGGGTGCGGGCGCTCGATCTGGAGGGCGATGACGGGCGGAACAACTATCTCGACTGCTACAAGCGGGATTGCTTCGTCCTGGAGGCCAAACAGTCGCGCAAGCGCCAGCGCGGCGGGCAGGAAGTGGGCGACCTGTTCGGCGGGTTGCCCCACAGTTCCCCGCCTGCCGGGACACGCCCGTCATGGGACCGGCTGATGCGGCAGGCGCGCGCCCAGGCCGAACGCTATGCCAAGGCGCTGCCGACCGATCACGGCTGGCCACCCTTCCTGATCGTCGTCGATGTCGGGCATGTGATCGAGACCTATGCCGACTTCACCGGGCTGGGGAAGGCCTACATGCCCTTTCCCGACAGCCGGTCGCACCGGATCAGGCTGGCGGATCTCGCCGATCCGGAGATACGGGCGCGGCTGAAGGCGATCTGGGAAGCCCCTAAAAGCCTCGACCCCAGCGCCCGGCGGGCCGAGGTGACGCGGGACATCGCACAGCGGCTTGCCCGGCTGGCGCAGAGCCTGGAAAAGCGCTACGAGCCGAAACAGGTGGCGCTGTTCCTGATGCGCTGTCTGTTCACCGCCTTCGCGCAGAATGTCGGGCTGCTGCCGGACGGCGCCTTCACCGGCGTGCTGGACGACGCCCGGCCGAACCCGCAATTCCTGCCGCGCTATCTGGAACCCTTCTGGCGCAGCATGGACAAGGGCAGCGATCACGACACCACCATCCGCGCCCGCGTCCGCCACTTCAACGGCGGGCTGTTCCGCGAAGCCGAGGCGCTGGCGCTCGACGAACAGGAGATCGGCGAACTGATCGCCGCCTGTTCACGCGACTGGAAGAATGTGGAGCCGGCGATCTTCGGCACCCTGCTGGAAAACGCGCTGAGCAAGCGCGAGCGCAGCCAATACGGCGCGTTCTTCACGCCGCGCGCCTATGTGGAAAGACTGGTGGTGCCGGCCGTCATCGAACCGCTGATGGCGGAGTGGCGGAACGCGCAGGTGATCGCCGAGAATGCGCGGCAAAAGAACGATCCGGCGCAAGCGATCAAGCAGATCAAGGATTTCCACCAAAAGCTCTGTTCTGTGAAAATACTGGATCCGGCCTGCGGAAGTGGAAACTTTCTTTACGTCGCCCTGGAGAAGATGAAGGCCCTGGAAGGGGAGGTCATTGCGACGCTGGAGGACATCGGCGGAGGGACGCAGGCCAATCTCGATCTCGCCGGGCACACCGTCGGTCCGCACCAGCTTCTTGGGCTGGAAAAGAACCCCCGCGCCGTGCCGATCGCCGAACTGGTGATCTGGATCGGTCATCTGCAATGCCATCTGCGCCAGCGCGGGCCGGAAAGCCTGAGCGAGCCGATCCTCCACTCCTACGACAACATCCGGCAGTGCGACGCGGTGCTGACCTGGGATCGGGTGGAACCGATGCTGGACGAGGCCGGGCAGCCGCGGGTGAAGTGGGACGGCCTCAGCTGGAAGACCGACCCCTTCACCGGCCAGGAGGTGCCGGACGAAAGCCGGACGGTTCCGCTGCAACGCCATGTCGGCGCCAGGCCGGCGGACTGGCCGGAGGCCGATTACATCGTCGGCAATCCGCCCTTCATCGCCGGCAAGGATTTGCGCGCCGAACTGGGCGACGGCTATGCCGAGGCGCTGTGGAAGGCCTATCCGCACATGCCCGGCGGCGCCGATTTCGTCACCTACTGGTGGGACAAGGCGGCCGATCTGGTGCGCAAGGGAGCGGCCCGGCGCTTCGGCTTCATCACCACCAACAGCATCACCCAGACCTTCAGCCGCCGGGTCATCCAACGGCATCTGGACGCAAAGACACCGCTGTATCTGGCTTTCGCCATCCCAGACCACCCCTGGGCGGACGGGCAGGGCGCGGCGGCCGTGCGCGTGGCGATGACGGTGGGTGCGCTCGTCGAACATGACGAACGGACCGGCTTGTTGAAGACGGTGGTGCATGAAGGACAGGCACCGGATCGCGATGGGGCGGTGCCGGTGGTGCTTGCCGTGCGACAAGGGCGCATACATGCGAACCTGACCACCGGTGCGGACGTGACGGCGGCGAAAGCGCTCAAGGCAAATGACGGGCTATCCTCTCCCGGCGTGAAGCTCCATGGCTCGGGCTTCCTCGTCACCCCGGCACAGGCGCGCGCGCTCGGGTTGGGGCGGATTGCCGGATTGGAAGAGAAGATACGCGAATATCGGAACGGCCGTGACCTGACCGGGCGCTCCCGCGGGCTGATGGTGATCGACCTGTTCGGCATGACGGAAGCCGAGGTCAGACAGAAGTATCCTGACGTTTATCAGTGGCTGTTGGATCGCGTGAAGCCGGAAAGGAATGCAAAATCGAAATCGAAAGATGGCGCGGAGTATGCGCGTGTCAATCGGCTTCCAAAAACCAGCCAGCATCGGCGTCCAATATCCAGCCACGCCTGA
- a CDS encoding hydroxymethylglutaryl-CoA lyase yields MQLPNFVRMVEVGPRDGLQNEKSMVPTAVKVELVNRLSDAGLSVVEAASFVSPKWVPQMGDSAEVLAGIARKPGVRYAALTPNLKGLEGALAAKADEVAVFGAASESFSQKNINCSIAESLDRFAPVMEQAKAAGVPVRGYVSCVLGCPYEGEIAPKAVADVAERLFAMGCYEISLGDTIGTGTPTKAQAMIAAVAERVPVEKIAVHFHDTYGQALANILAALQMGVAVVDSSVAGLGGCPYAKGASGNVASEDVLYMLNGLGIETGVDLDKLIAAGAFISDAIGRPTASKVARARGCA; encoded by the coding sequence ATGCAGTTGCCGAATTTCGTCCGCATGGTGGAGGTCGGCCCGCGCGACGGCCTCCAGAACGAAAAGTCGATGGTGCCGACCGCGGTGAAGGTGGAGCTGGTCAACCGCCTGTCCGACGCCGGGTTGAGCGTGGTCGAGGCGGCCAGCTTCGTCTCGCCCAAATGGGTGCCGCAGATGGGCGACAGCGCCGAGGTGCTGGCCGGCATCGCCCGCAAGCCCGGCGTCCGCTATGCCGCCCTCACCCCGAATCTGAAGGGGCTGGAGGGCGCGCTGGCGGCCAAGGCCGACGAGGTGGCGGTGTTCGGCGCCGCGTCGGAAAGCTTCAGCCAGAAGAACATCAACTGCTCCATCGCCGAGAGCCTGGACCGCTTCGCGCCGGTGATGGAGCAGGCCAAGGCGGCGGGCGTGCCGGTGCGGGGATATGTCTCCTGCGTGCTCGGCTGCCCCTATGAGGGGGAGATCGCGCCGAAGGCGGTGGCGGATGTGGCGGAGCGGCTGTTCGCCATGGGCTGCTACGAGATCTCGCTGGGCGACACCATCGGCACGGGTACGCCGACCAAGGCGCAGGCGATGATCGCCGCGGTGGCGGAGCGGGTGCCGGTGGAGAAGATCGCCGTCCACTTCCACGACACCTACGGGCAGGCGCTGGCCAACATCCTGGCGGCCCTGCAGATGGGCGTGGCGGTGGTCGACAGCTCCGTCGCCGGTCTCGGCGGCTGCCCCTATGCCAAGGGCGCCAGCGGCAACGTGGCGAGCGAGGACGTGCTGTACATGCTGAACGGCCTCGGCATCGAGACCGGGGTCGATCTGGACAAGTTGATAGCGGCCGGTGCGTTCATCAGCGACGCCATCGGTCGCCCCACCGCATCGAAGGTGGCCCGCGCTCGTGGTTGTGCGTGA
- a CDS encoding acetyl/propionyl/methylcrotonyl-CoA carboxylase subunit alpha has protein sequence MFDKILIANRGEIACRVIRTARRLGIKTVAVHSEADAKAMHVQMADEAVCIGPAPVGESYLRGDVILDVAKRTGAQAIHPGYGFLSENAGFAAACAEAGVVFIGPPIEAIRVMGSKAESKRLMANADVPLVPGYHGTDQDFATLSAEAERIGYPVLVKASAGGGGKGMRVVRAANELADAVAGAQREAKAAFGDDSLLLEKYLGRPRHVEIQVFCDTHGNGVYLFERDCSVQRRHQKVIEEAPAPDLPDDLRRRMGEAAVAAAKAVNYVGAGTVEFLYEDGGFYFIEMNTRLQVEHPVTEKITGLDLVEWQLRVAAGAELPLRQEQLTRRGHAFEARLYAEDPQRDFLPAIGKLVRLRPPAENDHVRVDTGVREGDSVTMYYDPMIAKLIVWDEDRDSALRRLRVALADYEVVGVTTNVGFLGAIAGHPAFKAVEIDTGFIERHRADLLPPPAPVADKALAAAALSVLLRRREEAQAALRARSDRHSPWLLANGWRLNEENHYDLRLMDGETAREVTLHFRSDGYEVAVDGGKPIPVTGVGLADGLLTATLDGMRTRATVVQQGLDITVLIDGAVSRLTLDDPSARAAEQEGGSGRLTAPMPGTVVRVLVEAGQSVEAGAPLMLLEAMKMEHTIKAPAAGTVSAVNFAAGDQVSEGVDLLVLDIAEA, from the coding sequence ATGTTCGACAAGATCCTGATCGCCAACCGCGGCGAAATCGCCTGCCGGGTCATCCGCACCGCCCGCCGCCTGGGCATCAAGACCGTCGCCGTCCATTCGGAGGCCGACGCCAAGGCGATGCATGTCCAGATGGCCGACGAGGCCGTCTGCATCGGCCCGGCCCCGGTCGGCGAAAGCTATCTGCGCGGCGACGTCATCCTCGACGTGGCGAAGCGCACGGGGGCGCAGGCCATCCATCCCGGCTACGGCTTCCTGTCGGAGAATGCCGGCTTCGCCGCGGCTTGTGCGGAGGCTGGCGTCGTCTTCATCGGCCCGCCGATCGAGGCGATCCGCGTCATGGGCTCCAAGGCGGAATCCAAGCGGCTGATGGCGAATGCCGACGTGCCGCTGGTGCCGGGCTATCACGGCACCGACCAGGACTTCGCCACCCTGTCGGCGGAGGCCGAGCGCATCGGCTATCCGGTGCTGGTCAAGGCGTCGGCCGGCGGCGGCGGCAAGGGCATGCGCGTTGTGCGCGCCGCCAACGAGCTGGCCGATGCGGTGGCCGGCGCCCAGCGCGAGGCCAAGGCGGCGTTCGGCGACGACAGCCTGCTGCTGGAAAAGTATCTCGGCCGGCCGCGCCATGTCGAAATCCAGGTGTTCTGCGACACCCACGGCAACGGCGTCTATCTGTTCGAGCGCGACTGCTCGGTCCAGCGCCGCCACCAGAAGGTGATCGAGGAGGCGCCGGCCCCTGACCTGCCCGACGACCTCCGCCGCCGCATGGGCGAGGCGGCGGTGGCCGCCGCCAAGGCGGTGAACTATGTCGGCGCCGGCACCGTCGAGTTCCTCTATGAGGATGGCGGCTTCTACTTCATCGAGATGAACACCCGCCTGCAGGTCGAGCATCCGGTGACGGAGAAGATCACCGGGCTCGATCTGGTCGAATGGCAGCTGCGGGTGGCGGCCGGGGCGGAACTGCCGCTGCGCCAGGAGCAGCTGACCCGCCGGGGGCATGCCTTCGAGGCGCGGTTGTACGCCGAGGATCCGCAGCGCGATTTCCTGCCGGCCATCGGCAAGCTGGTGCGGCTGCGCCCGCCGGCCGAGAATGACCATGTCCGCGTCGATACCGGCGTCCGCGAGGGCGATTCGGTGACGATGTATTACGACCCGATGATCGCCAAGCTGATCGTCTGGGACGAGGACCGCGACAGCGCCCTGCGCCGCCTGCGGGTGGCGTTGGCCGACTATGAGGTGGTCGGCGTCACCACCAACGTCGGCTTCCTCGGCGCCATCGCCGGCCATCCGGCCTTCAAGGCGGTGGAGATCGACACCGGCTTCATCGAGCGCCACCGCGCCGACCTGCTGCCGCCGCCGGCCCCGGTGGCCGACAAGGCGCTGGCCGCCGCCGCTCTCTCGGTGCTGCTGCGCCGGCGGGAGGAGGCCCAGGCCGCGCTGCGCGCCCGATCGGACCGTCACTCGCCCTGGCTGCTCGCCAATGGCTGGCGGCTGAACGAGGAGAACCATTACGACCTGCGCCTGATGGACGGCGAAACGGCGCGCGAGGTCACGCTGCATTTCCGTTCCGATGGCTATGAGGTCGCGGTGGATGGCGGCAAGCCGATACCGGTCACCGGGGTCGGCCTCGCCGACGGGCTGCTGACCGCGACGCTGGACGGCATGCGCACCCGCGCCACCGTGGTGCAGCAGGGGCTGGACATCACCGTGCTGATCGACGGCGCGGTGTCCCGCCTGACGCTGGACGACCCCAGCGCCCGCGCGGCGGAGCAGGAGGGCGGCTCCGGCCGTCTCACCGCGCCGATGCCGGGCACCGTGGTTCGCGTGCTGGTCGAAGCCGGCCAGAGCGTCGAGGCCGGCGCGCCGCTGATGCTGCTGGAGGCCATGAAGATGGAGCACACCATCAAGGCGCCGGCGGCCGGCACCGTCAGCGCCGTGAATTTCGCGGCGGGCGATCAGGTGTCGGAAGGCGTCGACCTTCTGGTTCTCGACATCGCGGAGGCCTGA
- a CDS encoding enoyl-CoA hydratase/isomerase family protein codes for MSDILPNDILVDIADSGVATVTMNRGDVHNAFNEQVIADLTAAFRQVGEDPAVRVVLLRGVGKSFSAGADLSWMKKMAGYSREENLADAMGLATMLRTLDECPKPTVAVVQGPAFGGGVGLVSACDIAIGVETATFALSEVRLGIIPAAISPYVIAAIGERACRRYFLTGERFSAAEAHRIGLLHELTNADGLEETVAKTVKNLMDSAPTAVTAAKELIRAVARRPLTDDVVRDTAERIARQRASAEGKEGVGAFLDKRTPSWRS; via the coding sequence ATGAGCGACATCCTCCCAAACGATATTCTGGTCGACATCGCCGACAGCGGCGTCGCCACCGTCACCATGAACCGTGGCGACGTCCACAACGCCTTCAACGAGCAGGTCATCGCCGACCTGACCGCCGCCTTCCGGCAGGTGGGCGAGGATCCGGCGGTGCGGGTCGTCCTGCTGCGCGGGGTGGGCAAGAGCTTCTCGGCCGGGGCGGATTTGTCCTGGATGAAGAAGATGGCCGGCTACTCCCGCGAGGAGAATCTGGCCGACGCCATGGGGCTCGCCACCATGCTGCGCACGTTGGACGAATGCCCGAAGCCCACGGTCGCCGTGGTGCAGGGTCCGGCCTTCGGCGGCGGCGTCGGGCTGGTTTCGGCCTGCGACATCGCCATCGGCGTCGAGACGGCCACCTTCGCCCTGTCGGAGGTGCGGCTGGGCATCATCCCCGCCGCCATCAGCCCCTATGTCATCGCCGCCATCGGCGAGCGCGCCTGCCGCCGGTACTTCCTGACCGGCGAACGGTTCAGCGCGGCGGAGGCCCACCGCATCGGCCTGCTGCACGAGCTGACCAATGCCGACGGGCTGGAAGAGACGGTGGCGAAGACGGTGAAGAACCTGATGGACAGCGCCCCGACGGCGGTCACCGCCGCCAAGGAGCTGATCCGCGCCGTCGCCCGCCGGCCGCTGACCGACGACGTGGTGCGTGACACGGCGGAGCGCATCGCCCGCCAGCGCGCCAGCGCCGAAGGCAAGGAGGGCGTCGGCGCCTTCCTCGACAAACGCACCCCGTCCTGGCGGAGCTGA
- a CDS encoding carboxyl transferase domain-containing protein, whose amino-acid sequence MTVLKSALNARSAEFQANADAMQVLVDDLRRKVAAIQQGGGAKAREKHLARGKLLPRERIRQLLDVGSPFLELSQLAADGVYADDIPSAGIIAGIGSVAGQECMIVANDATVKGGTYYPLTVKKHLRAQEIAQQNNLPCIYLVDSGGANLPNQDEVFPDRDHFGRIFYNQANMSAEGIPQIAVVMGSCTAGGAYVPAMSDEAIIVRNQGTIFLGGPPLVKAATGEVVSAEDLGGADVHSRTSGVTDHYAMNDAHALAMARRVVSNLNRAKHIDLDLREPEEPAFDPRELYGVIPSDARKPFDVREVIARVVDGSRFDEFKPLYGTTLVTGFAHIFGYPVGIIANNGILFSESALKGAHFVELCCQRRIPLVFLQNITGFMVGRKYEAGGIAKDGAKLVTAVACAKVPKFTVIIGGSYGAGNYGMCGRAYSPRFMWMWPNARISVMGGEQAAGVLAQVKRDAMEAQGKPWSAEEEEALKAPIRAQFERESHAYYASARLWDDGIIDPADTRMVLGLGLSASLNAPVPKTPFGVFRM is encoded by the coding sequence ATGACCGTCCTGAAGAGCGCCCTGAACGCGCGCTCCGCCGAGTTCCAGGCCAACGCCGACGCCATGCAGGTGCTGGTCGACGATCTGCGCCGGAAGGTCGCCGCCATCCAGCAGGGCGGCGGCGCCAAGGCCCGCGAAAAGCACCTCGCCCGCGGCAAGCTACTGCCGCGCGAGCGCATCCGCCAGCTGCTCGACGTCGGCTCGCCGTTTCTGGAGCTGTCGCAGCTGGCCGCCGACGGCGTCTATGCCGACGACATTCCGTCGGCCGGCATCATCGCCGGCATCGGCAGCGTCGCCGGGCAGGAGTGCATGATCGTCGCCAACGACGCGACGGTGAAGGGCGGTACTTACTACCCGCTGACGGTCAAGAAGCACCTGCGCGCGCAGGAGATCGCCCAGCAGAACAACCTGCCCTGCATCTATCTGGTGGATTCGGGCGGCGCCAACCTGCCGAACCAGGACGAGGTCTTCCCCGACCGCGACCATTTCGGCCGCATCTTCTACAACCAGGCCAACATGTCGGCCGAGGGCATCCCGCAGATCGCCGTGGTGATGGGAAGCTGCACCGCCGGCGGCGCCTATGTCCCGGCGATGTCGGATGAGGCGATCATCGTCCGCAACCAGGGCACCATCTTCCTGGGCGGCCCGCCGCTGGTGAAGGCCGCGACCGGCGAGGTGGTGTCGGCCGAGGATCTGGGCGGCGCCGACGTGCATTCCCGCACCTCCGGCGTGACCGACCATTACGCGATGAACGACGCCCACGCGCTGGCGATGGCGCGTCGCGTGGTGTCGAACCTGAACCGCGCCAAGCACATCGACCTGGATCTGCGCGAGCCGGAGGAACCGGCCTTCGACCCGCGCGAGCTGTACGGCGTCATCCCCAGCGACGCCCGCAAGCCGTTCGACGTGCGCGAGGTGATCGCGCGGGTGGTCGACGGCTCGCGCTTCGACGAGTTCAAGCCGCTCTACGGCACGACGCTGGTGACGGGCTTCGCCCACATCTTCGGCTATCCGGTCGGCATCATCGCCAACAACGGCATCCTGTTCAGCGAGTCCGCGCTGAAGGGCGCCCATTTCGTCGAGCTGTGCTGCCAGCGCCGCATTCCGCTGGTGTTCCTGCAGAACATCACCGGCTTCATGGTGGGCCGCAAGTACGAGGCCGGCGGCATCGCCAAGGACGGCGCCAAGCTGGTCACGGCGGTCGCCTGCGCCAAGGTGCCGAAATTCACCGTCATCATCGGCGGCAGCTATGGCGCCGGCAATTACGGCATGTGCGGCCGCGCCTACAGCCCGCGCTTCATGTGGATGTGGCCGAACGCCCGCATCTCGGTCATGGGCGGCGAACAGGCGGCCGGCGTGCTGGCCCAGGTCAAGCGCGACGCCATGGAAGCCCAGGGCAAGCCGTGGTCGGCCGAGGAGGAGGAGGCGCTGAAGGCTCCCATCCGCGCCCAGTTCGAGCGCGAGAGCCACGCCTATTACGCCAGCGCCCGGCTGTGGGACGACGGCATCATCGACCCGGCCGACACCCGCATGGTGCTCGGCCTCGGCCTGTCGGCCTCGCTGAACGCGCCGGTGCCGAAGACGCCCTTCGGCGTCTTCCGGATGTGA
- a CDS encoding acyl-CoA dehydrogenase, whose amino-acid sequence MHLTEEQTMVRDMARAFAQDRLAPTAAERDRSGAFPKAELAEMGELGLMGMLVPEEFGGAATDHVAYALAIEEIAAGDGAVSTIMSVHNSVGCMPILKFGTDAQKDRFLKPMARGEMLGAFCLTEPQAGSDASAIKTRARRDGDHWVLNGTKQFITSGSQADVAIVFAVTDPAAGKKGLSAFIVPTNTPGYQVARTEEKLGQHCSDTCQIVFEECRVPAELMLGQEGAGYKVALANLEGGRIGIASQSVGMARAALDHAIRYAQERQSMGVPIIQHQAIAFRLADMATRVEAARQMVLHAASLRDAGVPCMKEAAMAKLFASEIAEKVCSDAIQIHGGYGYLNDFPVERIYRDVRVCQIYEGTSDIQRLVISRALVQ is encoded by the coding sequence ATGCACCTGACCGAAGAACAGACCATGGTCCGCGACATGGCCCGCGCCTTCGCGCAGGACCGGCTCGCGCCGACCGCCGCCGAGCGTGACCGCAGCGGCGCTTTCCCCAAGGCCGAACTGGCCGAGATGGGCGAACTCGGCCTGATGGGCATGCTGGTGCCGGAGGAGTTCGGCGGCGCCGCCACCGACCATGTCGCCTACGCCCTCGCCATCGAGGAGATCGCCGCCGGTGACGGGGCGGTCTCCACCATCATGAGCGTCCACAACTCGGTCGGCTGCATGCCGATCCTGAAGTTCGGCACGGATGCCCAGAAGGACCGTTTCCTCAAGCCGATGGCGCGCGGGGAGATGCTGGGCGCCTTCTGTCTGACCGAACCGCAGGCGGGCTCCGACGCCTCGGCGATCAAGACCCGCGCCCGGCGCGACGGTGATCATTGGGTGCTGAACGGCACCAAGCAGTTCATCACCTCCGGCTCGCAGGCCGATGTCGCCATCGTCTTTGCGGTGACCGACCCGGCTGCCGGCAAGAAGGGCCTCAGCGCCTTCATCGTGCCGACGAACACCCCGGGCTATCAGGTGGCGCGGACCGAGGAGAAGCTGGGTCAGCACTGCTCCGACACCTGCCAGATTGTCTTCGAGGAGTGCCGGGTGCCGGCCGAGCTGATGCTGGGCCAGGAGGGCGCTGGCTACAAGGTGGCGCTGGCGAACCTGGAAGGCGGGCGCATCGGCATCGCGTCGCAGTCGGTCGGGATGGCGCGCGCGGCGCTCGACCACGCCATCCGCTATGCCCAGGAACGCCAGAGCATGGGCGTGCCGATCATCCAGCATCAGGCCATCGCCTTCCGCCTCGCCGACATGGCGACGCGGGTGGAGGCGGCGCGGCAGATGGTTCTGCATGCGGCATCCTTGCGCGACGCCGGGGTGCCCTGCATGAAGGAGGCGGCGATGGCCAAGCTGTTCGCTTCGGAAATCGCGGAGAAGGTCTGCTCCGACGCCATCCAGATCCATGGCGGCTATGGCTATCTCAACGATTTCCCGGTCGAGCGCATCTATCGCGACGTCCGGGTCTGCCAGATCTACGAAGGCACCAGCGACATCCAGCGGCTGGTCATCAGCCGCGCGCTTGTCCAGTAA
- a CDS encoding acetyl-CoA C-acyltransferase: MTDSIVIAAAVRTPMGGFQGDLMGLTGPQLGATAIQAALERAGLAGDAVDEVFMGNVLSAGLGQAPARQAALGAGLPKGVGCTTISKVCGSGMRAVMFAHDVIKAGSAKVVVAGGMESMSNAPYLLDRARAGYRMGHGKVLDHMFFDGLEDAYEKGRLMGTFAEECASSYNFTREAQDNYAIESLNRARKAVEDGSFKAEIAPVLVKGRKGDTLVDTDEQPGKGDPKKIPTLKPAFAKDGTVTAANASSISDGGAALIVTTRSEADKRGLRVIAEIKGHSNHAQQPALFTTAPVGAMQKLFEKVGWSARDVDLFEINEAFAVVTMAAMRDLDLPHDKVNVHGGACALGHPIGASGARIIVTLLAALEKYDLKRGVASLCIGGGEATAIAVERV, from the coding sequence ATGACCGACAGCATCGTCATTGCCGCCGCCGTCCGCACGCCGATGGGCGGCTTCCAGGGCGACCTCATGGGCCTGACCGGCCCGCAGCTGGGCGCCACTGCCATCCAGGCAGCGCTGGAACGCGCCGGCTTGGCCGGAGACGCGGTGGACGAGGTGTTCATGGGCAACGTGCTGTCGGCCGGTCTGGGCCAGGCGCCGGCGCGTCAGGCGGCGCTGGGCGCCGGGCTGCCGAAGGGGGTGGGCTGCACCACCATCTCCAAGGTCTGCGGCTCGGGCATGCGGGCGGTGATGTTCGCCCATGACGTCATCAAGGCCGGTTCGGCCAAGGTGGTGGTGGCCGGCGGCATGGAGAGCATGTCGAACGCCCCCTACCTGCTGGACCGCGCCCGCGCCGGCTATCGCATGGGGCACGGCAAGGTGCTGGACCACATGTTCTTCGACGGTCTGGAGGACGCCTACGAGAAAGGCCGCCTGATGGGCACCTTCGCCGAGGAATGCGCCAGCAGCTACAACTTCACCCGCGAGGCGCAGGACAACTACGCCATCGAAAGCCTGAACCGCGCCCGCAAGGCGGTGGAGGACGGCTCCTTCAAGGCGGAGATCGCGCCGGTGCTGGTGAAGGGTCGCAAGGGCGACACGCTGGTCGACACCGACGAGCAGCCGGGCAAGGGCGATCCGAAGAAGATCCCGACGCTGAAGCCGGCCTTCGCCAAGGACGGCACGGTGACGGCGGCGAATGCCTCGTCGATCTCCGACGGCGGTGCGGCGCTGATCGTCACCACCCGCAGCGAGGCGGACAAGCGCGGCCTGCGCGTGATCGCCGAGATCAAGGGCCACTCCAACCACGCCCAGCAGCCGGCGCTGTTCACGACGGCTCCGGTCGGCGCGATGCAGAAGCTGTTCGAGAAGGTGGGCTGGTCGGCCCGCGACGTCGACCTGTTCGAGATCAACGAGGCGTTCGCCGTGGTGACCATGGCGGCGATGCGCGATCTCGACCTGCCGCACGACAAGGTGAACGTCCATGGCGGCGCCTGCGCGCTCGGGCACCCGATCGGGGCTTCGGGCGCGCGGATCATCGTCACGCTGCTGGCGGCGCTGGAGAAGTATGACCTGAAGCGCGGTGTGGCGTCGCTTTGCATTGGTGGCGGTGAGGCGACGGCGATCGCGGTGGAGCGGGTGTAA